The sequence TCTAACAAGTAATTtcccaaataaagaaaaaaattccaaGGACAAAAATATTCTCTATGTAATTTGTATCTATAGgttcatttcattttaatttgtatctataggttcatttcattttaaaaaattccaaGGACAAAAATTCCATGTGTAACAAGAAATATTGATATTTGAGatgacttttttattttatattataatttaacatGAAATAATGACTTTAatagttttaaataaaagaatatattttttcagaAAGTTATTGTTTacatcaaacaaataaatatgcaTCTCGTATGTCAACGATTAGACTAGACTACAATTATACGTTCTGATCGAATTattatacttgaataagaaaaatcatataaatatttcatatttagttATATGTAGTAGTAATTTATTATAGTGAAAAAAAACCCTAAGCTCAAAATCTTGCCTTTCTAAAATTATCTTTAGGAGGGAAATGATTTCAACAAAATTTTCACGAAGCagattcaaaatatagaaaagtaaGCATATAAAAAAGACGagaaaattcaacatctattatatatacaGTATAATATTTTCGACGAATCACTCAACCCCTTACTAAAACATGCATTCATTTTTCTAGGGAATAAAACAACACTAAAACAAAGTTACTcgtaacaattttatttatttatttccatttGGTGTCCGATAACCACGTTGAAACTCGACTGAATCTGTATTCGCAATGGATAAGTCCCATATTAGGGTTAATCGCTTCCTAACAAAGATGACCTCATACCTGATCAGGACTCGTACCACGAAACCTCGAGAACATGAAAGAGAAGTAACAAAGATTGGCTAAAATGGAtggagtattatttttttataccaTCCAAAAtaactacattttttttttccacaTCCAATATAACAATCCCAAAATTAATATACAAACCCTCAAaagcatatatatatgttctaGATGTAGCCTAGAAAATCTATCTatttttgaagaacttaaatGGTTCTTCATCTCCAATGTATAAAGACTATGTAACTATGTAAAACTTGTTTCTTGATTCTTTACACTACCATTATATGATAGAATGAGAAACAATATACTAAAACATGTATCATTTTTCATCATGTTCTTGTTTAGCGACATacagtatatatatacactgtATATCGCTAATACATGTTCATGTTTAGCGACAGAAGTTTTCTGTCGCTAAATCATGTTCTTGTTTAGCGAAGATGTTTGTCTGTCGCTAAATTTAGTTTATCAGGCAACAAAATCTGGTAACAAGGGAGCGGCGAACCTCTTTCTGTTTTGAATGTTGAAGTTTTCGTAGACATTTGATGTTGAGTGAGCTGATGTTGGTGTGTTTAAGCTACCAAACTCATGATTTGGTTCACCAATTTGAACGTTTTGAGTCGGAATTGGAAGGAAACTGTGGTGTGTTGCTGACATTGAGAGGTTTTCGTTGTGTGGTAGGCCAAGAGTGAGTGAAACTGTGCCACTAGTTGAGTATGGTGCTGAGAATTGCTCGGTGCTAAACCGAGCAATTTCACCAATGGGATAGGCTCCGAATCCTCCCATGAAGTTCATCGGTCCTCCCATTAGTGAAAATCCATCTCTGTCCTGCCTATCATCACCAAACTTCATCGACATTTGCTCCTCGTTTGGCTTTACATCCATGTTGATAGATGGAATGCTGTTTGGTGAATGCTGCAACATCTCGTTGCTCCTCGGTTTCTTTGGACTCCCTTGAGTAACGTTGATGCTTTCGATATCTGGTGATCCAATCAGGTTGAAACCAGCAGACTGATTACGGATGTTCATACCGATAGGGGGTATGGAAGTGGCGTTGGACATCGGTATTGATGAAGCAGGGTTGTCCTGTTTTTGGCTATCTGAACCAGGGCTTTTGTCTTGTGTTGCAATGGATCTCGATGTTGTTGAATCTTCGTTTTGTTCGCCTACTTTACTCGTCTTTTCTTGACCCAACGCGTTCTGTTCGTGTTCTTTTATCTCTTCCAAGTACATCTCTTCCACCATTGGTTTCCAAAGACGAACTCGAGCATTGATGAACCAATTCGACACCTGAATCGTCCACAAACAAAACTTAGTACAAACCAGAAACCAGAGAATCCAAGAGTCGATTTCTCAGATAGTCACTCAACTAACAGTTATTATCTTAGAATGGTCAACTCTCTTTGTTGAAGTAAAGACGACTTTCTAGTTAAGTGACCATCTGAGAAATCAAAACTCGAGAATCAAAAAACGACAATGTTGTTATCAGTTATCACTAACCTGACTCCTAGTTAGCCCTGTTTGTTTTGCTAGCATCATTTTGTCTGAATCCTTGGGATAACTATACAAAACAAATTACcacaatatatcaaaatatagcaCTTTTAACGAAGCTATATTGTTCAAACTCTTCATAAATATCGTCAGGTATGTATACTGGTGTGtgacaatatttttgaaaagccCGACCAGCATAGCTAATGAGAAAGGGTTGTTTCGTGCTTACGGATGGAGGAAATGTTCAAAAAGCCAAGCGCGGAGAACAGAAACAGCTCGTTCGGGCAATCCTCTCTGAGGTCTCCAAGCATTATGCTGGATCATTCCTAATTGTTGCAAAGCTCTTTGTTGTCTTAGCTGATTATCGACGAATTTGAGCCTTGAACCTTCAATCTTCCCTCCCAAACTATCTTCTTCGCCTAACGTCTTGCTTGCTGATCGTATTTGACCAATTATCGCGTCTTTTAGACACCTAAATTGCTTCGAAATCGTCTGCAATGCCAATGCTGTATATGTTTTTGCTGATCCAATACCAGCAGCTTGCTCCAACCAATTTATCACAGACTGCATTTGGTGATGATAATGTCTATACCTCTGCTCCACCTATATAACATCACCCAAAATCGAACCGATATTTAGCTTTATATCAAAGATTTCGGAAAAAAAAATtcgaaaaattcaaaaaaacttGCATCCTTTGTTTAAAAGATTGTCAGGACAGTGCCCTGACGAAAGTTCTGGTCTTTTATCATTTGATAGATAGAGAGACCATACTCTTTCTATCTTGGAAGGCCGAAAACCtgtgttgctcggactcttcggGAAAAAAGATGTCAGACTGCATGTTGGATACTCCAAAAATATAGCATTTTGGAGAATCTGACATGAGTATGGCAATAATTTTgtagagtccgagcaacataacAACCAACAAGGTCATCGCGTTGTCTACTTGTCGTCAAGCTTATCAATGTAGAGTAGACTATTGTAAATACTAGTTGGAAGACGAAAAGGCTACAATTACACATATCTAAACGGAGGCAAATCAACATGTGATCTGACACGGATGCAACAACATTACTgagaaaaagagataaaaagTTTTACCTCGTCAAGCATGTTAACAAGTTTTGCTTTCTTCATTTGAATTTCTTGTCTCTCCGCGGTACTTAGCTCATTGGTTGGAGCTCCGTCTTTTTCTGCTGGTCCAACTCCGTCTAACCGTCCATCCATATCGACCATATTTTTCGATTTTTTGACATCATTGTAAACAACAACTTCAGTACTATTACTACTTTTCATTGATTTTCCAACATTTACAACTTCATCAAGTAGCTCTTGTGCAGCCTTCATGTACTTAGAACTCAAAGGAACACTACAAATActctgttgttgttgttgttgctgctgttgtatccccgaagccgaagccgaaccCGTAGGCGAAGAAGCAATCTCACGCGCCGCCGTGAAGCTCCCAAAACTCGGCTGCTGGGATGAGGACAAGCTAAGGGAAAGCCCTTGTTGCTGCTGATGATGAGCGCGTGTGACCTCACGCGCCGCCGTGATGTCATTAGCCGGGTTGTAAAACCCGTATGGAGACGATCGAGCAAGGAAGCCGTGAAGGGCGGACTCATTGTTGTGGTTGtggtggttgttgttgttgccgGAGTCTTGAGATGGGGCGGTGAAGGCGGCGGTGGCGAGAGGTATACCGACAAATTGTTGTTGCTGTGACGGCGGAGGTGGTGGCGCGTGAGATAAGTTTATTGAATTTCCAAGAGGGTTGGAGTTGAAGAAAACTATGTTGCTGCTGCCGCCGCCACCTTGCGGTGGCGGTGGTGGCGCGTGGTGATGTTGTGCTTCAGAAAATCCAACATAGCCAGGATTCATTAGTATTAGAGTTTGTAATCCATCATTTCCTTCTTGTATTTCTGAATTTCCATGAAAATAAGAAgccattcttttttttaaattttttttttctccacaataataaacaaataacacCAACTaatctgaaaaattaaaaaaaaaaaattaagttaaagtCAAGTCAAGTAAGTccacatatatcattttttccaaaaaaaaaaaaaacaaaccaaaacatacatatataaatacaaaaacataCCAAACAGTATCAGAGCCAGAATTTTCactaaagaaatttaaaatatgaaaaagtaataTACGAGAGAAAAAACAAaggatttagtatatactataaTTTTCTGTCAAAAGAAGTTCTGATGAATCCATTTTATCAATaatcactatatatatataaattattgatGACTAAAAATTACGACTTCAATATTGCACAAACATGATTTTCATTGAAaggatatataaaaaaaaatgaattttaaccTTATATACTCCGCTCCTGATTATCACGACTAAgtgggtaattttttttttttacctaaatATGATAAGATACCTAAGTAAAAGTGGTTATAATTTTATGGTAATTATGATATGTACCTTTTACTGTTGAAGACAAGAAGCTACCTAAGCTAAGGTGCAAATAATTCAACCCATTCACActttgtaacacttcaaaatcacaaaaatggTAAAATAAACCTAAAAATTTAGCATATGTTAATATAATTGtagctaaaaaaaattgatttaaaaaaaaggattatATAATAGGAtttgtaaattaaaatatatttttacaaaattttgtaAGTGCACGTGGTGTATTATAATCTGACAAATGGAAGAAAtgaagaataatttatttttgattagTGACACAGAAAATCATAACAGAAattttttagagagagaaaggaaATACATACAGTTATGGCTGAAATTAGTTCGTATACGAGTTCAgtcaaatttaataaattttatttaaataatatatttatgttaatgaTTCGttgaataaatatgtataaatagtgAACTTCGAATTCaattataattgttattataaaaTTCAGAATTGATATAATTGAAATCTTAATTtcgaaaaaaacaaaatactcctcataaacatttttttttttggaggaaCTCTAATTTATtcatctatctatctatatagatttatgaatcataaaaaaaataatttctcttgataaagtgaaagaaaaagaaaaacacaaatcGAATTCGATCGAACTCAATAATTTTAGTGtaaatttatcttaaaaaaatCAATCTAACATGTAgatattatgaatttaaaatttaaaattcataaacttcaaattctagATCGATCCTTGAGCACTAAGTGTCAGTTATACGAATTCAAATGAACTTAATAGctaattttgtttcaaattttgtaCCTACTaacacataaaattaatttagaattttcaaaatattacaaaaactCATAACCTTCATATTCTGGATCCGCCTCTGAACAGTGACAAAACTAAACTGTCGGTTATGACTTCGATCGAACTCAATAGATTTGTACTTACAAAAATTCGTtcaacatatataaattatcaatTCAGAACTCAATAACTCAGACAAAACCATAActcaaaattcataaactaCATATTCTTACGCTTACGCTGACGCTGACTCTGACTCTATCTTTGttagttgaaataaaaaaaaagaaaaggaaactCGTAAACTTCAAATTCTGTATTTACATAGTTAATGAGCGAAAGAAGTACCATAcctgaaaaataatatttttgatattattattataattattattattattataactttctttttcttgttgtgATTTGACTCAGCTTTTCAAATCATTTGATGCAGCCATCagttgaaagaaataaaaataccatcTTCTTCTGTGTGAAGTGATGAGAGCTAATAAAAGTACTCAACTTTTTAGAGAGAGGAGAAAGAAAGATAGAAAGAAAGATGTGGATGTGTGTATGTGAGTTTTAGTGTGTGTTTTtgcttatatatataaaaataaaatatacttttttttaattctaatcTACGTGTCTAGGCAAGTCTGGTGCGACAAGATCGATTCAGAAGATAAATTTCATTGAGATCTCCAGTATAAAAGTACCGATGTTAAATTCCTGGACTATATCGAAGGGTAATTTTTGTGGTATAGTTCGAATTTCAAAGGTcacacttttttattttatgtgtaaaCACAAATAGAGAAAGTGCTATTGATGAATGAACTTCTTATAAAGTTTGgtggatattttttttttattgagctAGTCTTGTAACATGAGGGAGTGACGAATGGAAAGACGTATTATAAGGCTTGTATAACTCTCCATTTTTTTGGTAGCTtttgatgtatatataaatttgcGGTTGAAGAGTTACTTTGATATGATATCAAATTCAGACTCATTCTATATGGTTCTTCGAGAGACAATTGAATAAGgatgaaaatattgatatcTGTTAACAAACACGCTCTAGCTCgagaaaaaaagttttttgaaaTGAGGGATTAACGAAAGGGAAAGATGGTCTACGAATGTGCACGCTCCAACGCGAGGGAGTGATGTACGGAAAGAACCTTACATCGATAAATGATTGAGATCTCTAAACTTGTTATAAGACATGAACAAtgcttctctttttctcttcttgagCTTATAaagttacaaatttaatttgaaataattttaactcaatATCGTTGtcttaattaaaattgatataaataatttatcaaaatccaattatgattcaaaatatataatatatatggaCTTTGCCTTTAAAGtagtacatataattttttaaaatatcataaattataacaataaatatataaaatacttataattttttattcaattctttaaattaatataatatcatataaatcaAAACGAAGAAtcgattaaattttaaaaaatggtatGGACGTATCTATCATCAAAGATCAAAGGTCTGTCAGAAGAAACAAACAGATGAAAAACGAGGTAACGTCCATTTCCACTAACACCCCTTTTTATAACACATACTTTTTTTCGGTTGTAAAATATGTGACGATATTTGattaggtaaaaaaaatttaaaaatctaacatttataaatataacaatttttttaagagtataaaaaaaatatttaaatttaattattttaaatattaaaaaatatgtcatataaatttAGACGAACAGCGAACGAAAATAAGAGAATATAAACTTGAAgtgataaagaaagaaaaagaaaggtagGGTTGAAGACATAGGAGAGAGGGCCCTATTGTCATTATTGATTTGTgtttgcaacttgaaaaaagATAATCGTGAAATAAATTTAGGACCtacatttataaaaatttcatttttgacCTAGTTAGCCATCGGAcagattcaaaattcaaaatttatatacgaaataatctcaaaataatattgttatagGAATTAATTTGAATAACAAATATTAAGTTCATGTGAATTGTGCTATTCACTTTTTATCTATACATCTTATGTGGAtggttgttaattattgtgttaTATTATCATATTGTTATGGTAAATAGcgttttgttttgatttttagttaaattttatcatattgtattattaaatttgttattataACACATgattttttcatgtatataacgattgattagtttaatttttatcgttgtcttgtttttcgtcttgtctttatttattatttactttcttCGAAATACCATGTTCTTATACttaataaaatttacttttttatcattttatatcaataaaaatttctaataatttattattaggTCTTTTTCTCTTAAACTTCATGCCAGAtaagtatattttatataaattaagacGGAGAAAATACTATTCAATAACTTACCCTTAACTCTATTTCATAGTTTAtcgtttatttttaataattataatttattatataaattgatgaaaagaaacaacaaaatatatctaaatacatattatatttatcaaaataagatAAACACATTAACATTACAATACGATATATTATGAGATAACATGTCATTGATGGTCcagttttataattataaaaatattatgacGTGTTTAATTTCATAATGTCTGAATTATTTAATCGTTTAAATAGTATGTCATGTTTCAAAGCACAAGCtttcagatttttaatttgtttttgtttttgaaatttctttatcGATTCTAACTGtgacatataaattgaaacggacgaaagtatttttcttttttccaaccacatattttttcaattttttttttaaagttttagaTAAGCTTTTCATTGGGCCCTATTtactatataatttatttatttttcccattctcattttctacttttattttttttatttttttgtggttgAATGTAAAGAGTATGATGATAAAgcaactatatattataatgcCAAGAGACAATGGGCCAACCACCATAAGACCTACTTAATGTCCTAAAAAGTCATAATATCATTAtcttcatatttcttttttttttattattattattattttaaaaaactccaaattgaaaaatatatgtaattataataagtagaaaaaaagtaatatctagattaaagtttttaaaaatgtaGTTAAAAATTAAGATGATTTTAAATATGCattttactttaataaaaaggtaaaaaatttcgagtttaaaaagtttttttactcaaaataataatcaataccacttttcatataattcattttaaaaataattttcaaaaaaaataattcaatatataattcacactttttttttaaaaaaaaatctatggccaaatggcttctaaaaataataataattataataataataataataataataataataatgtgtgtgtatatatatatatatatatatatatatattcaaaaactatatgttGAATCTAGCTATAtatctacttttttttaaaaaaaaaagattaataatTCTTACATGACTTTGCTTGTgtcaaatatcatatattttttcctcCTAATATATGGTACtaataaattacttaattatcGGTGGTTaacttgatttatttattttttaataataaggaaaatgtTTGCTACTTTTAATATACAAAAGGTAAATTTTATTTCAgtataatagttgataaataaCACAAACTATGCgatgaatttaatttaaaacaaagCATCGAACATAAAATTTCAAAGTATTTTCTGCTCAACCAACTCGATCAggttatatttatttgttgcaAAAAGGAATAAGATGAATGTCTGGAAATAGATTCACatgtcaccttttttttttctttgattgatTTATTATATGTAGATATTTCcttaaagaaaatttatttttttaaatacaaatgaGACAAAAGAATTATACATTGAGTTTCCTAATTGCCAGACAGTATtcgatttgatttaaaaaagttcagttttttttttaatgttttaataatttactttagtttttttaaagaGATGAAATCTTATATTAATTGTAAATTGCACTAATTAGAGGACTTAAATCTCCTTTTAGTGAAAGTTGTTGTCATGATGAGATTGTCTAAATTATGACTATAAAGGATGTCATAAATAaggataaattaaaattaaaattatttataaatatttctttaaaaaaacttattttaaaatatatatcaagaGTAAATTTAAACCATCTCCCTAGAAAATAGGCTCATGTAATGttgaaaattcaacattttcccttaatcaataaaaataaatttagctCATTTTTTGTACTAGAATAAATCTTatcttaattattaataaaaataaaataattaatttaaattattttataaagttcAGAAGCAAATTTGACCGTTTCACATCTATAACATTTATTAAAGTACAAGAAATAATTATTGGACTTTTGCATGAAAGAAATAGTATTTTTCACTTATATATTTctactatataataataaaataatgtgatTATTGCCAAGTTGAGCACCATATAATATAACACACTAGATGCCTAttggatttttatttaattaatttcttttataaatattgaGGATATTATAAGCTTGgtttctattttattatatgtttgaGACAAAATTTTGGATTCTTCTATTTTATACGTGGAGCACTATATTTAAATCCATTGGCTAAGGAAAAAGACTCAAATCCAAAAGAATATTTAATGTATTAAGAAATTTCCTTTCACTTTCTTAAGAATATACCTAAACGATTAACATGTGAtggaatgaataaaaaaaatatttttaatcagaaattttaaattttggaggtttcgtaattaaaacaaattcaataaaatGTGACGTCTTTAGAAATGGACTTTACAATGAGCATATCTGAATTTAATCAGCCTCAATGTTAATATCGAAAATtgggtgaaaaaaaaaagaaagagaatatACCTTAAAGActacaacaatttttttaaaaaaaataaaaataagttatgtTAATGCTTtatatcttttcttttatatgaCATGTTGTAAGTGGATTTTATATTggaaaaacaatttaaaagagaaaagaaaattatcttTAATCGATCATGACAATACTTTTGACAGTACAAGtgatattttcttctatttttattcatatatgtGTACATCAATTTCCCTTTTTTGTTGcacatgtaaaatataaatttatataaaagtccactaaaatattaacaaaatagTTTCTTTAACCTagtattttcaaataaaattgcaacaaataatatgtataaatatttgaactcataattttaaaaatataatgagtttATACGAAGAATCTCAATTATAtctattgaaattaaaattctaGATATGCTACTGAATATGTatcatgaattattattttatgttttttaaaaaaaggataatttttGCTAAAAATTAACATAGGTTGTTGTCACACTTGTCATGGTAACATACCTATATGCATGGAGCTATcacatcataaaaataattttctacttgtgattgcttttttttttctttcatcttttttcaCTTACACATAC comes from Solanum pennellii chromosome 1, SPENNV200 and encodes:
- the LOC107008001 gene encoding BEL1-like homeodomain protein 1; protein product: MASYFHGNSEIQEGNDGLQTLILMNPGYVGFSEAQHHHAPPPPPQGGGGSSNIVFFNSNPLGNSINLSHAPPPPPSQQQQFVGIPLATAAFTAPSQDSGNNNNHHNHNNESALHGFLARSSPYGFYNPANDITAAREVTRAHHQQQQGLSLSLSSSQQPSFGSFTAAREIASSPTGSASASGIQQQQQQQQQSICSVPLSSKYMKAAQELLDEVVNVGKSMKSSNSTEVVVYNDVKKSKNMVDMDGRLDGVGPAEKDGAPTNELSTAERQEIQMKKAKLVNMLDEVEQRYRHYHHQMQSVINWLEQAAGIGSAKTYTALALQTISKQFRCLKDAIIGQIRSASKTLGEEDSLGGKIEGSRLKFVDNQLRQQRALQQLGMIQHNAWRPQRGLPERAVSVLRAWLFEHFLHPYPKDSDKMMLAKQTGLTRSQVSNWFINARVRLWKPMVEEMYLEEIKEHEQNALGQEKTSKVGEQNEDSTTSRSIATQDKSPGSDSQKQDNPASSIPMSNATSIPPIGMNIRNQSAGFNLIGSPDIESINVTQGSPKKPRSNEMLQHSPNSIPSINMDVKPNEEQMSMKFGDDRQDRDGFSLMGGPMNFMGGFGAYPIGEIARFSTEQFSAPYSTSGTVSLTLGLPHNENLSMSATHHSFLPIPTQNVQIGEPNHEFGSLNTPTSAHSTSNVYENFNIQNRKRFAAPLLPDFVA